A section of the Ciceribacter thiooxidans genome encodes:
- a CDS encoding ABC transporter permease subunit, giving the protein MFLILPTMHIVIGAFQTSDGSFTLQNIVDLNSGTIPSSYWISVKISVASAALGSLIGFAMAAAVVFGTVPRWVKSPLLTFSGVASNFAGVPLAFAFLATFGPVGLVTVFLRSNFGIVLQRDLGFNILSFWGLTVTYLFFQIPLMILIITPALEGLRREWREAAEVLGATALQYWRMVALPILFPSLLGTFALLFANAFGAVATAIALTGSSLNIVPIQLYAQIRGDVLGNPHLGYAMAFGMIVVTAFANIIYIWLRIRAERWLK; this is encoded by the coding sequence ATGTTTCTGATCCTGCCGACGATGCACATCGTCATCGGCGCCTTCCAGACGAGCGACGGCAGTTTCACCCTGCAGAACATCGTCGACCTGAATTCCGGGACGATTCCCTCGAGCTACTGGATCTCGGTGAAGATCTCGGTCGCCTCGGCCGCACTCGGCAGCCTCATCGGCTTTGCCATGGCTGCAGCCGTCGTGTTCGGCACGGTCCCGCGATGGGTCAAGTCGCCGCTGCTCACCTTTTCCGGCGTGGCGTCCAACTTCGCGGGCGTTCCGCTCGCCTTCGCCTTCCTCGCGACCTTCGGCCCGGTCGGCCTCGTCACGGTCTTCCTTCGCAGCAATTTCGGGATCGTCCTCCAGCGCGACCTCGGGTTCAATATACTGAGCTTCTGGGGTCTGACGGTCACCTATCTCTTTTTCCAGATCCCGCTGATGATCCTGATCATCACGCCGGCGCTCGAGGGCCTGCGCCGGGAATGGCGCGAAGCGGCCGAGGTGCTCGGCGCCACGGCCCTGCAATACTGGCGCATGGTCGCACTGCCGATCCTCTTCCCGTCCCTGCTCGGCACGTTCGCGCTGCTGTTTGCGAACGCCTTCGGCGCCGTCGCGACCGCGATCGCCCTGACGGGATCGAGCCTCAACATCGTGCCGATCCAGCTTTACGCGCAGATTCGCGGCGACGTCCTCGGCAATCCGCATCTCGGCTATGCCATGGCCTTCGGCATGATCGTCGTCACGGCGTTTGCCAACATCATCTATATCTGGCTGCGTATCCGCGCCGAAAGGTGGCTGAAATGA
- a CDS encoding ABC transporter substrate-binding protein: MVIASSAVAVADPSAELIDAAKKEGALTTVALPHSWCGYGDVIAGFKAKYPEIQVNELNPDAGSADEVEAIKANKDNKGPQAPDVVDVGLAFGPQMKADGLLQPYKVSTWDEIPDTVKDAEGYWYGDYYGVLSFIVNKDLVKETPADWADLLKPDYAGQVALAGDPRASNQAILGVLAAGLHKGAKAGEESGKAGLEYFAELNKAGNFVPVIAKAGTIAQGATPIAIAWDYNVLAWRDELAGNPPVDIVVPKTGVLAGVYVQGISAYAPHPNAAKLWMEYLYSDEGQNLWLKGYCHPARFTAMSKAGKVPQDLLDKLPPAESYEAAVFPTVEEQNANKAAVTGGWDSVVGANVQ, from the coding sequence ATGGTCATCGCGTCCTCTGCCGTTGCTGTTGCCGACCCGAGCGCCGAACTCATCGACGCCGCCAAGAAGGAAGGCGCGCTGACGACCGTCGCCCTGCCCCACAGCTGGTGCGGCTACGGTGACGTCATTGCCGGCTTCAAGGCCAAGTATCCGGAAATCCAGGTCAACGAGCTGAACCCGGACGCCGGCTCGGCCGACGAAGTCGAGGCCATCAAGGCCAACAAGGACAACAAGGGCCCGCAGGCGCCTGACGTCGTCGACGTCGGCCTCGCCTTCGGTCCGCAGATGAAGGCCGATGGCCTGCTGCAGCCCTACAAGGTCTCCACCTGGGACGAAATCCCCGACACCGTCAAGGACGCCGAAGGCTACTGGTACGGCGACTATTACGGCGTTCTGTCGTTCATCGTGAACAAGGACCTCGTCAAGGAAACCCCGGCCGACTGGGCCGACCTCCTGAAGCCCGACTATGCCGGCCAGGTCGCTCTCGCCGGTGACCCGCGCGCCTCCAACCAGGCCATCCTCGGCGTTCTCGCCGCCGGTCTGCACAAGGGCGCCAAGGCTGGCGAAGAGTCCGGCAAGGCCGGCCTCGAATACTTCGCCGAGCTCAACAAGGCCGGCAACTTCGTTCCGGTCATCGCCAAGGCCGGCACGATCGCCCAGGGCGCGACCCCGATCGCCATCGCTTGGGACTACAACGTGCTGGCATGGCGCGACGAACTCGCCGGCAACCCGCCGGTCGACATCGTCGTTCCGAAGACGGGTGTCCTTGCAGGCGTCTACGTCCAGGGCATTTCGGCCTACGCCCCGCATCCGAACGCTGCCAAGCTGTGGATGGAATACCTCTACTCCGACGAAGGCCAGAACCTGTGGCTGAAGGGCTATTGCCACCCGGCCCGCTTCACCGCCATGTCCAAGGCAGGCAAGGTCCCGCAGGACCTGCTCGACAAGCTGCCGCCGGCTGAAAGCTACGAAGCCGCCGTCTTCCCGACCGTCGAGGAGCAGAATGCCAACAAGGCTGCCGTAACCGGCGGCTGGGACAGCGTCGTCGGCGCAAACGTTCAGTAA
- a CDS encoding TRAP transporter small permease subunit: MPEAIRTYVRVVDGFNRRVGRVVMYGIFVMMGIMLYSVASKSMRLPANWTLETAQFVMAGYYLLGGAYSLQLDSHVRMDLIYGKWSPRTKAAVDVITILMLFVYLFFLLYGGVSSTAYALKFSETSYSSWSPYMAPIKIVMVVGIVLTFLQATSIFLKDLAVAIGRPIA; encoded by the coding sequence ATGCCTGAGGCGATCCGGACCTATGTACGCGTCGTGGACGGATTCAACCGCCGTGTCGGGCGGGTCGTCATGTACGGCATATTCGTCATGATGGGCATCATGCTCTATTCGGTGGCGTCGAAATCCATGCGGCTGCCGGCCAACTGGACGCTGGAAACGGCCCAGTTCGTCATGGCAGGCTACTATCTTCTCGGCGGTGCCTATTCGCTTCAGCTCGACAGTCACGTGCGCATGGACCTCATCTACGGCAAATGGTCTCCGAGGACCAAGGCCGCGGTCGACGTCATCACCATCCTCATGCTCTTCGTCTACCTGTTCTTCCTGCTTTACGGCGGCGTGTCGAGCACGGCCTACGCCCTGAAGTTCAGTGAGACGAGCTACTCCTCCTGGTCGCCCTACATGGCGCCGATCAAGATCGTCATGGTCGTCGGCATCGTGCTCACCTTCCTGCAGGCGACGTCGATTTTCCTGAAGGACCTGGCCGTTGCAATCGGGAGACCGATCGCATGA
- a CDS encoding TRAP transporter substrate-binding protein — protein sequence MTNRRSFLKNAGLAAAAAPAVLAAPNVKAQDKKITWRLQTYAGAALAEEVVRPCVDAFNKAANGQMVIELYTADQLVPTGELFRAMQAGTIDAVQSDDDSMNSPVDIKVFGGYFPFASRFSLDVPTLFHKYGLADIWDEAYGEVGVKWLSAGAWDPCNFSTNKPIKSLADLQGLRVFTFPTAGKFLEQFGVIPVTIPYEDTPVAMQTGEIDAVAWSGITEVTTVGWDSVVKYFLTNNISGGWCGSFFANADRWKEVPEHLQQLWRVCMDSSHYRRLHWYWGGEAALRAGGSKLELTSIPDAEWKTVEEKAFAFWDEIAAQSERNAKVVKILKDYQAVMEKAGQPYRNG from the coding sequence ATGACGAACAGAAGAAGTTTTCTGAAGAATGCCGGCCTCGCCGCCGCGGCCGCTCCGGCGGTGCTGGCCGCTCCGAACGTCAAGGCACAGGACAAGAAGATCACCTGGCGCCTGCAGACCTATGCCGGTGCGGCGCTTGCCGAAGAAGTGGTGCGTCCGTGCGTCGACGCCTTCAACAAGGCCGCCAACGGCCAGATGGTGATCGAACTCTATACCGCCGACCAGCTGGTGCCGACGGGCGAACTGTTCCGCGCCATGCAGGCCGGCACGATCGATGCCGTGCAGTCGGACGACGACTCGATGAACTCGCCGGTCGACATCAAGGTGTTCGGTGGGTACTTCCCCTTCGCCTCGCGCTTCAGCCTCGACGTGCCGACGCTGTTCCACAAGTACGGTCTCGCCGACATCTGGGACGAGGCCTATGGCGAGGTCGGTGTGAAGTGGCTTTCGGCCGGCGCATGGGATCCGTGCAACTTCTCGACCAACAAGCCGATCAAGTCGCTTGCCGACCTGCAGGGCCTGCGCGTCTTCACCTTCCCGACGGCTGGCAAGTTCCTCGAGCAGTTCGGTGTGATCCCGGTCACGATCCCTTACGAGGACACCCCGGTCGCCATGCAGACCGGCGAAATCGACGCCGTCGCCTGGTCGGGCATCACCGAAGTGACGACCGTCGGCTGGGACAGCGTGGTCAAGTACTTCCTGACCAACAACATTTCGGGCGGCTGGTGCGGATCCTTCTTCGCCAATGCCGACCGCTGGAAGGAAGTACCCGAACACCTGCAGCAGCTGTGGCGCGTCTGCATGGACAGCTCGCACTACCGTCGCCTGCACTGGTATTGGGGCGGCGAGGCGGCCCTGCGCGCCGGCGGCAGCAAGCTCGAACTCACCTCGATCCCGGATGCCGAATGGAAGACGGTCGAGGAGAAGGCCTTCGCCTTCTGGGACGAGATCGCTGCGCAGAGCGAGCGCAATGCCAAGGTGGTCAAGATCCTCAAGGACTACCAGGCCGTCATGGAGAAGGCCGGTCAGCCCTACCGGAACGGCTGA
- a CDS encoding N-formylglutamate amidohydrolase has product MLLRTDILSAADGDAVSVENAAAAGEVLLVCEHASRTLPQRAGDLGLSEEALSSHIAWDPGALDIARMLSRSLDATLVAQRFSRLVYDCNRPPESPAAMPEKSEIYDIPGNHDLDVAERYARTAALYVPFHDRIAAIIAERKAAGRRTVLVTVHSFTPVYMGRRREVEVGILHDEDSRLADAMLTAAGPQPSFRVERNEPYGPQDGVTHTLKLHGLSSGLANVMIEVRNDLLKDEAGKQAMASYLTGLLQEGLGRISS; this is encoded by the coding sequence ATGCTCTTGAGAACGGATATTCTTTCGGCCGCCGACGGGGATGCAGTCTCCGTGGAGAACGCGGCGGCGGCGGGAGAGGTGTTGCTCGTCTGCGAACATGCATCGCGGACATTGCCGCAGCGAGCGGGGGATCTCGGCCTTTCCGAAGAGGCCCTGTCGAGCCATATCGCCTGGGACCCGGGCGCCCTCGACATTGCCCGCATGCTCTCGCGCTCGCTCGACGCGACGCTCGTCGCGCAGCGCTTTTCCAGGCTGGTCTACGACTGCAACCGTCCGCCGGAATCGCCCGCCGCGATGCCTGAAAAAAGCGAGATCTACGACATTCCGGGCAACCACGACCTGGACGTTGCGGAACGCTACGCCCGGACCGCTGCGCTCTACGTGCCTTTCCATGACCGGATCGCCGCCATCATCGCCGAACGGAAGGCCGCCGGCCGGCGCACGGTGCTGGTGACGGTTCACAGTTTTACGCCGGTCTATATGGGGCGCCGCCGCGAGGTGGAGGTCGGCATCCTGCACGACGAGGACAGCCGGCTTGCCGATGCGATGCTGACTGCTGCCGGACCGCAGCCGTCGTTCCGGGTCGAGCGCAACGAGCCCTATGGACCGCAGGACGGTGTCACCCATACGCTGAAACTGCACGGACTTTCTTCCGGGCTCGCGAACGTGATGATCGAGGTCCGCAACGACCTTCTGAAGGACGAGGCCGGCAAGCAGGCCATGGCCTCATATCTCACCGGATTGTTGCAGGAGGGGCTTGGCCGAATCTCTTCCTGA
- a CDS encoding glutamine synthetase family protein has protein sequence MSAQYTFDDLKMDVAEGRIDTVLAVLVDMQGRLMGKRFQAEFFVESAYKETHSCNYLLATDMEMETVSGYQATSWEKGYGDYTMKPDLSTLRKTPWLEGTALVICDVLDHHSHADVPHSPRAVLKKQIKRLEDMGMKAFMATELEFFLFDQTYDDARMSGYRDLQLGSGYNEDYHIFQTTKEEDVMRAIRKGLQGAGIPVENTKGEASAGQGEVNVRYADALTMADRHAIIKNACKEIAWSRGKAITFLAKWNYNSAGSSSHIHQSLWSADGKTPLFFDENGEHGMSTTMKHYMAGLLAHASEITYFLAPYINSYKRFMAGTFAPTKAIWSKDNRTAGYRLCGEETKGIRVECRVGGSDLNPYLAMAALIAAGIDGIEKKLELEPAFVGDAYGAREVREIPRTLRAAAESLRNSAMLRAALGDDVVDHYVRAAEWEQEEYDRRITDWEVARGFERA, from the coding sequence ATGTCTGCACAGTACACTTTTGACGATCTGAAGATGGATGTGGCCGAGGGCCGCATCGACACCGTTCTCGCCGTGCTGGTGGACATGCAGGGCCGGCTGATGGGCAAGCGTTTCCAGGCCGAATTCTTCGTGGAGAGCGCCTACAAGGAAACCCACAGCTGCAACTACCTGCTTGCGACCGACATGGAGATGGAGACGGTCTCCGGCTACCAGGCGACGAGCTGGGAAAAAGGCTATGGCGACTACACGATGAAGCCGGACCTTTCGACGCTGCGCAAGACGCCCTGGCTCGAAGGCACGGCGCTCGTCATCTGCGACGTCCTCGACCACCACAGCCACGCCGACGTGCCGCATTCGCCGCGTGCGGTCCTCAAGAAGCAGATCAAGCGTCTCGAAGACATGGGCATGAAGGCCTTCATGGCGACCGAACTGGAATTCTTCCTGTTCGACCAGACCTATGACGATGCGCGCATGTCCGGCTACCGCGACCTCCAGCTCGGCTCGGGCTACAACGAGGACTACCACATCTTCCAGACGACCAAGGAAGAAGACGTCATGCGCGCGATCCGCAAGGGTCTGCAGGGCGCGGGCATTCCGGTCGAGAACACCAAGGGCGAGGCGTCCGCCGGCCAGGGCGAGGTCAACGTCCGCTATGCCGACGCGCTGACCATGGCCGACCGGCATGCGATCATCAAGAACGCCTGCAAGGAGATCGCCTGGTCGCGCGGCAAGGCGATCACCTTCCTCGCCAAGTGGAACTACAATTCCGCCGGCTCGTCATCGCACATCCACCAGTCGCTGTGGAGCGCCGACGGCAAGACGCCGCTGTTCTTCGACGAGAACGGCGAGCACGGCATGTCAACGACGATGAAGCACTACATGGCCGGTCTCCTCGCCCATGCGAGCGAGATCACCTATTTCCTGGCGCCCTACATCAATTCCTACAAGCGCTTCATGGCCGGCACCTTTGCGCCGACCAAGGCGATCTGGTCGAAGGACAACCGCACCGCCGGCTACCGGCTCTGCGGCGAGGAGACCAAGGGCATCCGCGTCGAGTGCCGCGTCGGCGGCTCCGACCTCAACCCCTATCTCGCCATGGCCGCGCTGATTGCCGCAGGCATCGACGGCATCGAGAAGAAGCTTGAACTGGAGCCGGCCTTCGTGGGAGACGCTTACGGAGCCCGCGAGGTTCGCGAGATTCCCCGTACGCTGCGTGCGGCGGCGGAATCGCTGCGCAATTCCGCCATGCTCCGGGCGGCGCTCGGCGACGACGTCGTGGACCACTATGTCCGCGCGGCCGAATGGGAACAGGAAGAATACGACCGCCGCATCACCGATTGGGAAGTGGCGCGCGGTTTCGAGAGAGCTTGA
- a CDS encoding MurR/RpiR family transcriptional regulator: MLTTSKTVSDVIHAHFAGLTPAERRLAESLLENYPVSGLGSITTVAENAGVSTPTVARMVQKLGYKGYAEFQAHLHQELEASISNPIAKHDRWASNAPGTHVLNRFAEAVMNNMRQTLSELDATSFDEAAKLLADKKRNVYFVGGRITGALAEYFFTHMQVIRPKTTLMSSNASSWPQHVLNMNTGDVLVIFDIRRYEADMATLAAVAKAAGVQIILFTDQWTSPVVKHALHSFKVQIEAPSAWDSSVVTLFVVEALIEAVQSSAWDETRERMKTLEELFEQARLFRKLR, translated from the coding sequence GTGCTCACGACGTCAAAGACAGTCTCGGACGTAATCCACGCCCATTTCGCGGGGTTGACCCCTGCCGAACGGCGGCTGGCGGAGAGTCTGCTCGAGAACTACCCCGTCTCCGGCCTGGGCAGCATCACGACCGTCGCGGAAAACGCGGGCGTCTCCACGCCGACGGTTGCGCGCATGGTGCAGAAGCTCGGCTACAAGGGTTATGCGGAATTTCAGGCGCATCTGCACCAGGAGCTCGAGGCCTCGATCTCCAACCCGATCGCCAAGCACGACCGCTGGGCCTCCAACGCGCCGGGCACCCACGTGCTCAACCGCTTCGCCGAAGCGGTGATGAACAACATGCGACAGACGCTGAGCGAGCTCGACGCGACGAGCTTCGACGAGGCGGCAAAGCTCCTCGCCGACAAGAAGCGCAATGTCTATTTCGTCGGCGGCCGCATTACCGGTGCGCTCGCGGAATACTTCTTTACCCACATGCAGGTCATCCGGCCGAAGACGACGCTGATGTCGTCGAACGCCAGCTCATGGCCGCAGCACGTGCTGAACATGAACACCGGCGACGTGCTGGTGATCTTCGACATCCGCCGCTACGAGGCGGACATGGCGACGCTTGCCGCCGTCGCCAAGGCGGCCGGCGTGCAGATTATCCTTTTCACCGACCAGTGGACCTCACCGGTCGTCAAGCACGCCCTGCACAGTTTCAAGGTCCAGATCGAGGCGCCGTCCGCCTGGGATTCCTCGGTGGTGACACTCTTCGTCGTCGAGGCGCTGATCGAGGCGGTCCAGAGCTCGGCATGGGACGAAACCCGCGAGCGCATGAAGACTCTCGAGGAGCTCTTCGAGCAGGCCCGACTTTTTCGCAAATTGCGTTGA
- a CDS encoding TRAP transporter large permease, producing the protein MSYEMIALLMFTSMMLSMLTGQRIFAAIGFVGVVAAAFLWGNGGFELGFSASMKLMKWYALLTLPMFIFMGYMLSESGIAEDLYRAFHVWFGGLRGGLALGTIGLMVVISAMNGLSVAGMAIGATIALPELLRRGYDKIMVSGVVQAGSSLGILVPPSVVMVLYGMIARQPVGQLWLAGVFPGLLLAVLFAVYVVIRCWINPALGPALPKEERDMPMIEKLKLLQAGILPFLIFFLMMGLFVLGVTSLVESSAVGALGALLATWIKGRLTWTLWNRVLEQTLGISCMFMWIILAALCFGAVFDGLGAVKALEKLLVGDLGLSPWQILILMQVSFLIMGAFLDDTAMLVIVAPLYIPLVGKLGFDLIWYGVLYTITCQIAYMTPPFGYNLFLMRAMAPPEISLLDIYRSIIPFVLIMMLGMIIIMAFPEIALWLPQHVYVRG; encoded by the coding sequence ATGAGCTACGAGATGATCGCCCTCCTGATGTTCACCTCGATGATGCTGTCGATGCTGACCGGACAGCGCATCTTCGCTGCGATCGGTTTCGTCGGCGTCGTCGCCGCGGCTTTCCTCTGGGGCAATGGCGGGTTCGAGCTCGGCTTTTCGGCCAGCATGAAGCTGATGAAGTGGTATGCGCTGCTGACGCTGCCGATGTTCATCTTCATGGGCTACATGCTGTCGGAATCCGGTATCGCCGAAGACCTCTACCGGGCCTTCCACGTCTGGTTCGGTGGCTTGCGTGGCGGTCTGGCGCTCGGCACGATCGGTCTGATGGTCGTGATCTCGGCGATGAACGGGCTTTCCGTCGCCGGCATGGCGATCGGTGCCACCATCGCGCTGCCGGAACTGCTTCGCCGCGGCTACGACAAGATCATGGTCTCGGGCGTCGTGCAGGCCGGCAGCTCGCTCGGCATCCTCGTTCCGCCGAGTGTGGTCATGGTGCTTTACGGCATGATCGCGCGCCAGCCGGTCGGCCAGCTCTGGCTCGCGGGCGTCTTTCCCGGCCTGCTGCTCGCGGTGTTGTTTGCCGTCTACGTGGTGATCCGATGCTGGATCAATCCCGCTCTCGGGCCCGCGCTTCCGAAAGAAGAGCGCGACATGCCGATGATCGAGAAGCTGAAGCTGCTGCAGGCCGGCATTCTCCCCTTCCTCATCTTCTTTCTGATGATGGGACTGTTCGTGCTCGGCGTCACCAGCCTTGTCGAGAGCTCGGCGGTCGGTGCGCTCGGCGCCCTGCTCGCGACCTGGATCAAGGGGCGGCTGACATGGACGCTGTGGAACCGCGTTCTCGAACAGACGCTCGGCATCTCGTGCATGTTCATGTGGATCATCCTTGCCGCACTCTGCTTCGGCGCGGTGTTCGACGGGCTCGGCGCGGTCAAGGCACTGGAAAAGCTGCTGGTCGGCGACCTGGGCCTGTCTCCGTGGCAGATCCTCATCCTGATGCAGGTGTCGTTCCTGATCATGGGCGCCTTCCTCGACGATACGGCCATGCTGGTGATCGTCGCGCCGCTCTACATCCCGCTCGTCGGCAAGCTCGGCTTCGACCTGATCTGGTACGGCGTGCTCTACACGATCACCTGCCAGATCGCCTACATGACCCCGCCCTTCGGGTACAACCTGTTCCTGATGCGGGCGATGGCGCCGCCGGAAATCTCGCTGCTCGACATCTACCGTTCGATCATCCCCTTCGTCCTCATCATGATGCTCGGCATGATCATCATCATGGCGTTCCCGGAGATCGCCCTGTGGTTGCCCCAGCACGTCTACGTCAGGGGATAG